The following are encoded in a window of Chryseobacterium sp. genomic DNA:
- the lysA gene encoding diaminopimelate decarboxylase, translated as MTDKDLLKIAEQYGTPVYVYDAESIKIQYEKLTSSFHRHTRFFYAAKALTNINILKYIEKLGAGLDCVSINEVKLGLRAGFTHNRILFTPNCVDLKEIEDAMELKVHINIDNISILEQFGNRYGSSYPIFIRINPHIYAGGNHKISTGHIDSKFGISIHQLRHIERVMKSTNLLVEGLHMHTGSEIKDPDVFLQGLEIMFELAEHFPDLKYLDMGSGFKIPYQEGDLETDVKTLGKKVEKALSVYQKETGKKFQLWFEPGKFLVGNSGHFLVKANVIKQTTATVFCGINSGFNHLIRPMFYDSYHHIENLSNPKGAQRIYTVVGNICETDTFAWDRKLNEVRESDVLVFRNAGAYGFEMSSNFNSRLKPAEVLFMDGKAHLIRKRDEFEDLLRNQIEVL; from the coding sequence ATGACAGACAAAGACTTGCTTAAGATTGCAGAACAGTACGGAACCCCGGTATATGTGTATGATGCGGAAAGTATAAAAATTCAGTACGAAAAACTTACTTCATCATTCCACCGACATACCCGTTTTTTTTATGCCGCCAAGGCGCTAACCAACATCAATATCCTTAAATATATTGAAAAACTGGGTGCGGGTTTGGACTGTGTATCAATAAATGAAGTGAAACTGGGGTTGCGTGCAGGCTTCACTCATAACCGTATTCTGTTTACGCCCAACTGCGTAGACCTGAAGGAAATTGAAGATGCAATGGAACTTAAGGTGCATATCAATATAGACAACATCTCCATTCTGGAGCAGTTTGGCAACAGATATGGATCTTCTTATCCAATTTTTATAAGGATCAATCCGCACATTTATGCAGGCGGAAACCATAAGATCTCAACCGGACATATTGATTCCAAGTTCGGAATCTCCATCCATCAGCTCAGGCATATTGAGCGGGTAATGAAATCCACGAATCTTTTGGTTGAGGGGCTTCATATGCATACCGGAAGTGAGATCAAAGACCCGGATGTATTCCTGCAGGGTCTGGAAATCATGTTTGAACTTGCGGAACATTTCCCGGACCTGAAATATCTGGACATGGGCAGTGGTTTCAAAATTCCCTATCAGGAAGGTGATCTGGAAACAGATGTGAAGACTCTGGGGAAAAAGGTGGAGAAAGCGCTTTCGGTTTATCAGAAGGAGACCGGCAAGAAATTCCAGCTGTGGTTTGAACCCGGGAAGTTTCTGGTGGGAAACAGTGGTCATTTTCTGGTAAAGGCCAATGTGATCAAGCAAACCACAGCAACTGTATTCTGTGGTATCAACTCAGGCTTCAATCATCTGATAAGGCCCATGTTCTATGATTCCTATCACCATATCGAAAATCTCAGCAATCCTAAAGGCGCACAGCGCATTTACACTGTAGTCGGCAATATTTGTGAAACGGATACCTTCGCCTGGGACCGCAAACTTAACGAAGTGCGGGAAAGTGATGTGCTTGTGTTCAGAAATGCCGGAGCTTACGGTTTTGAGATGAGCTCCAACTTCAATTCCCGTTTGAAACCCGCCGAAGTACTTTTTATGGACGGTAAAGCGCATCTGATCAGAAAGCGGGATGAATTTGAGGACTTGCTGCGCAACCAGATCGAGGTACTGTAG
- a CDS encoding LptE family protein produces MKINRILNTFLVLAMLAGGLLQSCYTFTGSSLSPEIKTVQINEFINNAPLVNPTLAQQFSTDIQNRFLQRTTLKGTKENPDLLIEGEITDYSISPTTISSNVDAAGGNIQAAQNKLTISVKVHYENRIEPDKSFDRTFSDEAVFSSDLDINAIEASQVKLVNERIINKIFNDIVANW; encoded by the coding sequence ATGAAAATAAACCGAATTTTAAACACCTTCCTCGTATTGGCAATGCTTGCTGGCGGGTTGCTGCAGTCCTGTTATACGTTCACGGGATCCTCGCTGAGCCCTGAAATAAAGACCGTACAGATCAACGAATTCATCAACAATGCACCCCTCGTTAATCCTACCCTGGCGCAGCAGTTCTCCACTGATATCCAGAACCGCTTCCTGCAGCGTACCACACTGAAAGGTACAAAGGAGAACCCTGATCTGCTTATTGAAGGCGAGATTACCGACTACAGTATTTCGCCCACTACAATCTCATCAAATGTTGATGCAGCAGGAGGAAATATCCAGGCGGCCCAGAATAAGCTCACCATCTCTGTAAAAGTGCATTACGAAAACAGGATTGAACCCGATAAAAGTTTTGACAGGACATTTTCAGACGAAGCTGTATTCAGCAGCGACCTGGACATAAATGCCATTGAAGCCTCACAGGTTAAACTGGTTAATGAGCGGATCATCAATAAGATTTTTAACGATATTGTAGCCAACTGGTAA
- the miaB gene encoding tRNA (N6-isopentenyl adenosine(37)-C2)-methylthiotransferase MiaB → MQDKYIDETKQGEAFAIAEKPSNSKKLFLESYGCQMNFSDSEIVASILNEQGYNTTLNQDEADLILLNTCSIREKAEQTVRMRLSQFKNLKKAKPGLTVGVLGCMAERLKTKFLEEEQLVDLVVGPDAYRDLPNLLKETEGGRDAINVILSKEETYADINPVRLGGNGVTAFVTITRGCDNMCTFCVVPFTRGRERSRDPHSIISECQELWNSGYKEITLLGQNVDSYLWYGGGAKKDFRNATEMQKLTAVNFAQLLNMAAVAVPEMRIRFSTSNPHDMTMDVFTVMAKHKNICKYVHLPVQSGSNRILERMNRQHTREEYLELIRKAKEIVPEIAFSQDMIIGFCGETEADHEQTLSLMKEVEYDYGYMFAYSERPGTPAHKKMEDDVPAEVKQRRLSEVIALQGQLSRKRMESYVGREHEVLIEGVSKKNENQWKGRNSQNAVCVFDKKPGQKPGDIVTVLVYGNTQGTLLGACE, encoded by the coding sequence GTGCAGGATAAATATATAGACGAAACAAAGCAGGGCGAAGCCTTTGCCATAGCCGAAAAACCCAGCAATTCCAAGAAACTCTTTTTGGAAAGTTACGGTTGCCAGATGAATTTCTCTGATTCAGAGATTGTAGCCTCCATCCTGAATGAGCAGGGTTATAACACGACACTAAACCAGGATGAGGCAGATCTTATTCTGCTGAATACCTGTTCCATTCGCGAAAAAGCCGAGCAAACGGTAAGGATGCGCCTTTCGCAGTTCAAAAACCTTAAAAAAGCCAAACCCGGTTTAACAGTAGGGGTGCTTGGCTGCATGGCAGAACGGCTGAAAACTAAATTTTTGGAGGAAGAGCAACTGGTAGATCTGGTGGTGGGCCCGGACGCTTACCGCGACCTTCCCAATCTCCTGAAGGAAACAGAAGGAGGACGCGACGCCATAAACGTCATTCTTTCGAAAGAGGAAACCTATGCAGATATCAATCCGGTCCGTTTGGGCGGAAACGGTGTTACAGCATTTGTAACGATCACAAGAGGCTGCGACAATATGTGCACTTTCTGTGTTGTCCCTTTCACACGCGGCCGGGAGCGCAGCCGTGACCCGCACTCCATCATTTCTGAATGTCAGGAACTTTGGAACAGCGGTTATAAGGAAATTACCCTGCTGGGTCAGAATGTGGATTCATACCTCTGGTATGGCGGTGGAGCCAAGAAGGACTTCAGGAATGCAACGGAGATGCAGAAGCTTACCGCGGTCAATTTTGCACAGCTCCTGAATATGGCAGCTGTAGCGGTACCGGAGATGCGTATTCGCTTCTCTACTTCCAATCCGCATGATATGACCATGGATGTCTTCACCGTAATGGCGAAGCATAAGAACATCTGTAAATACGTTCATTTGCCTGTACAGAGCGGCAGCAACAGGATTCTGGAGCGCATGAACCGCCAGCATACACGTGAGGAATATCTTGAACTTATCAGGAAGGCAAAGGAAATTGTTCCTGAAATTGCATTCTCCCAGGACATGATTATCGGTTTCTGCGGTGAAACCGAAGCCGACCATGAGCAGACTCTTTCACTCATGAAAGAGGTGGAATACGATTATGGTTATATGTTCGCTTATTCCGAAAGGCCCGGTACTCCAGCACATAAAAAGATGGAGGACGATGTTCCGGCAGAAGTTAAGCAGAGAAGGCTTTCAGAAGTGATCGCACTGCAGGGTCAACTCTCGCGAAAGCGGATGGAGAGTTATGTGGGCCGTGAGCATGAGGTGCTTATTGAAGGTGTTTCCAAGAAAAATGAAAATCAATGGAAGGGCCGTAACTCCCAGAATGCAGTTTGTGTGTTCGATAAAAAACCGGGGCAGAAACCTGGAGACATTGTGACCGTTTTGGTATACGGAAATACGCAGGGTACACTTTTAGGGGCCTGCGAATAG
- a CDS encoding sigma-54 interaction domain-containing protein encodes MTDLQSIKTRFGIIGNFPALHRALEKAIQVAPTDISVLVIGESGVGKEFIPKIIHGESRRKHQPYIVVNCGAIPEGTIDSELFGHEKGAFTGATATRKGYFEVADGGTIFLDEVGELPLQTQVRLLRVLESGEFMKVGSSQIQKTNVRIVAATNVNMLKAIEDGRFREDLYYRLNTVQIDMPPLRERKGDVHLLFRKFAIDFAEKYRMPELVLSDDAVNYLENYAFPGNVRQLRNLVEQMTVVEQNRTVNSTKLAEYIPMNAHLPAVVQKSGPGHVSSSEFHSEREIMYKILFDMRNDLNDLKSLTSELIKNRGSEDLSNQEKNLINRVFTGESNSQNQNSLLYFENGNQNPTSRASIYTEPSGEYDDVEDIEIEESHSLSLQNNERELIVKALEKHKGRRNKAADELGISQRTLYRKIKQYNLED; translated from the coding sequence ATGACAGACCTACAATCCATAAAGACCCGTTTTGGGATCATTGGTAATTTTCCGGCACTGCACCGTGCGCTGGAAAAGGCCATTCAGGTAGCTCCGACCGATATTTCCGTTTTGGTGATAGGTGAATCCGGTGTGGGCAAGGAGTTTATTCCGAAAATTATACACGGAGAGTCACGCCGTAAGCATCAGCCCTATATTGTTGTAAACTGTGGAGCCATCCCTGAAGGTACAATTGATTCTGAGCTTTTTGGCCACGAAAAAGGAGCTTTTACAGGAGCCACCGCTACCCGAAAAGGCTATTTTGAGGTGGCTGATGGTGGAACGATTTTTCTGGATGAAGTGGGCGAATTGCCGCTGCAAACTCAGGTGCGCTTGCTTAGGGTCCTGGAAAGCGGGGAATTTATGAAGGTAGGTTCCTCCCAAATTCAGAAAACCAACGTGAGAATTGTAGCTGCCACCAACGTAAATATGCTTAAAGCTATTGAAGACGGTCGTTTTCGTGAGGATCTTTATTACCGTCTGAACACAGTCCAGATTGACATGCCGCCGCTGCGCGAAAGAAAGGGCGATGTGCACCTGCTGTTCAGGAAGTTCGCTATTGATTTTGCTGAAAAGTACAGAATGCCGGAACTTGTACTTAGCGACGATGCGGTGAACTATCTGGAAAATTATGCTTTCCCCGGAAATGTGCGCCAGCTCCGTAATCTTGTAGAACAGATGACAGTGGTAGAGCAAAACCGGACCGTAAATTCCACCAAACTGGCGGAGTATATTCCGATGAACGCGCATCTCCCTGCCGTGGTTCAGAAATCCGGTCCCGGTCATGTATCCAGTTCTGAGTTTCATTCTGAGAGGGAAATTATGTACAAAATCCTTTTCGATATGCGTAACGACCTTAATGACCTTAAGTCACTTACTTCGGAACTGATTAAAAACCGTGGCAGCGAAGACCTCAGCAATCAGGAAAAGAATTTGATTAACCGCGTATTTACGGGAGAAAGCAATTCTCAGAATCAGAACTCACTGCTTTATTTTGAAAATGGAAATCAAAACCCCACTAGCCGTGCCTCTATTTATACTGAACCCAGCGGCGAGTATGATGATGTGGAGGATATTGAAATTGAAGAAAGTCATTCACTGTCTCTGCAGAATAATGAACGTGAACTTATCGTGAAGGCACTGGAAAAACATAAGGGCCGCCGGAATAAAGCCGCGGACGAGCTGGGTATTTCCCAGCGTACCCTTTACCGAAAAATTAAACAGTATAACCTGGAAGATTGA
- a CDS encoding energy transducer TonB, with protein MVFRFRCLSALLCSLVFLFPVITAAQILEKYPYGQGFYDGGLNRLNEELKEIARAQSLKPCAETGERYPMAVLVNPDGRARFIKDFDTLNIQRNKCAYEMSRKLFPHLKGWRAATVDGKPVKAVAMVNIVPNVIFSETRKVTPDIIIEPNYKKGNGNFHSQVKHILESSLAYNVDRRKVELAVVISPDGKIDDVQIRNTQLSEINNNKLAAAIKSIKGVWRPGSVNGIPVRYTLLMNFQQDFNFDMERESEHRSMPDYRGF; from the coding sequence ATGGTTTTCCGCTTTCGCTGTCTATCTGCACTCCTTTGTAGCCTCGTCTTCCTTTTTCCTGTAATTACCGCCGCACAGATACTGGAAAAATACCCCTATGGCCAGGGATTTTATGATGGTGGATTAAACCGGTTGAATGAAGAACTGAAGGAGATCGCAAGGGCTCAAAGTCTGAAGCCCTGCGCGGAAACAGGGGAGCGTTACCCAATGGCAGTGCTCGTAAATCCTGATGGACGCGCCCGTTTCATAAAAGACTTTGACACGTTGAACATCCAAAGAAATAAGTGCGCTTACGAAATGAGCAGAAAACTTTTCCCCCATCTGAAGGGTTGGAGAGCTGCTACGGTGGACGGAAAGCCGGTTAAGGCTGTGGCGATGGTGAACATTGTACCGAATGTTATATTTAGTGAAACCAGAAAAGTGACGCCGGATATTATTATAGAGCCGAATTATAAAAAAGGTAACGGTAATTTCCATTCTCAGGTAAAGCATATTCTGGAGAGTTCCCTGGCTTATAATGTAGACCGGAGAAAGGTTGAACTTGCGGTTGTGATTTCTCCTGATGGGAAAATTGATGACGTACAGATCAGAAATACGCAGTTGTCCGAAATCAACAATAATAAATTAGCAGCCGCAATAAAATCGATTAAAGGGGTTTGGCGGCCCGGATCGGTTAATGGAATTCCCGTTCGATACACGTTGTTGATGAACTTTCAGCAGGATTTTAATTTTGATATGGAGAGAGAGAGTGAACATAGAAGTATGCCAGATTACCGGGGTTTCTGA
- a CDS encoding sulfite exporter TauE/SafE family protein produces the protein MKMDNTTLVIGLILLGLLAGYLSGLVGIGGGIVMVPVLVLLFGFTQHKAQGTTLALLMVPVGFFGVMNYYKTGNVDIKTALLLCCGFVLGSYLGSKTAISLSQDMIRKVFAVLMFVVAVKMFFQK, from the coding sequence ATGAAGATGGACAACACCACATTAGTGATCGGACTTATCCTGCTTGGCCTGTTGGCCGGGTATCTAAGCGGCCTGGTAGGCATAGGCGGCGGTATAGTAATGGTTCCTGTACTCGTGCTGCTGTTTGGTTTTACCCAACATAAAGCCCAGGGTACAACACTGGCGCTCCTTATGGTGCCGGTCGGCTTTTTTGGGGTGATGAATTACTACAAAACCGGTAATGTGGACATTAAAACCGCGCTATTACTGTGCTGTGGCTTCGTGCTGGGCAGTTATTTGGGCAGTAAAACGGCCATTTCGCTATCGCAGGATATGATCAGAAAAGTCTTTGCCGTATTGATGTTTGTGGTAGCGGTTAAGATGTTCTTTCAGAAATAA
- a CDS encoding energy transducer TonB — MRKIFLFSILSLFVKVNAQGLADYVISPSEQEFYRGGKTMLDDEIQKLLKDYNLQPCEDDQSYTASVLVREDGTAFFVKDFDSANVARNKCAYDMFRKVLPHLKGWVPAEVGGKPTAAIAEVRFIPADHFEEKRFHPNEFTKQPEFPGGFAAFQKEFGKNFNTKSVDSDAKTISIQVSFDVNELGKMENIKVTGDHNWDLAVAAVAAVQRITMRWKPAEVNGKAVKASMRLPISMRFR, encoded by the coding sequence ATGCGTAAAATTTTTCTTTTTTCTATTCTCAGCCTTTTTGTAAAAGTTAATGCACAGGGCCTGGCTGATTACGTAATCTCCCCTTCGGAACAGGAATTCTATCGTGGCGGCAAAACAATGTTGGATGATGAAATCCAAAAGCTGCTGAAAGATTACAATTTGCAGCCATGCGAAGATGACCAGTCTTATACAGCTTCGGTTCTTGTCCGGGAGGATGGCACCGCGTTTTTCGTGAAGGATTTTGATAGCGCCAACGTTGCCCGAAACAAATGTGCGTACGATATGTTCCGCAAAGTCCTGCCACATTTAAAAGGTTGGGTGCCAGCGGAAGTTGGCGGGAAGCCCACAGCTGCCATTGCAGAGGTGCGGTTTATTCCGGCAGATCATTTTGAAGAGAAAAGGTTTCATCCAAACGAATTTACTAAGCAACCGGAATTTCCCGGCGGATTTGCCGCCTTTCAGAAAGAGTTTGGAAAAAACTTTAATACAAAGTCAGTAGATTCAGATGCCAAGACAATATCGATTCAGGTTTCCTTTGATGTTAATGAGTTGGGTAAAATGGAGAATATCAAAGTAACAGGAGATCACAACTGGGATTTGGCTGTAGCTGCAGTAGCTGCAGTTCAACGGATAACTATGCGGTGGAAACCGGCGGAGGTGAACGGTAAAGCTGTTAAAGCAAGCATGCGGCTACCAATATCCATGCGGTTTCGCTAA
- a CDS encoding energy transducer TonB: protein MNNYLLLIAVVLFSNVVAQEQPSIFEFPQDQDYYSGGKPQLYREMHQILKDQKFTNCSESESYEASVLITENSKVRFVKDFDSATIEANKCAYDMFRKVLPHLKNWKPASVQGQPVQAIAKIPFLPSVLFENYVDGLVIKSPTNAEFPGGIRAFRREFANHFDLSAIGRGGRAVSIEIGFVVNQQGIIEDVNIAGNDKQLIKEAHRAIDKIKAKWVPATFNGLPVRARFRLPIKLEFARESEAPQNQPHINPMFQRGMHRSTF from the coding sequence ATGAATAACTATTTACTTCTTATAGCTGTTGTTTTGTTTTCCAATGTTGTGGCGCAGGAACAGCCTTCAATTTTTGAATTTCCTCAGGATCAGGATTATTACTCTGGTGGGAAACCTCAGTTATATAGGGAAATGCACCAGATATTGAAGGATCAGAAATTCACTAACTGTTCAGAGTCTGAAAGTTATGAAGCTTCCGTCCTAATTACAGAAAATTCTAAGGTTCGTTTTGTTAAAGATTTTGACTCCGCAACTATAGAGGCCAATAAGTGTGCCTACGACATGTTTAGAAAGGTTCTCCCGCATCTAAAGAATTGGAAGCCCGCATCTGTACAGGGCCAGCCGGTACAGGCTATTGCCAAAATTCCTTTTTTACCCAGCGTTTTATTTGAGAATTACGTGGATGGGTTAGTGATTAAATCGCCTACTAATGCAGAGTTTCCCGGTGGGATTCGGGCCTTCAGAAGGGAGTTTGCAAATCATTTCGATCTATCTGCCATAGGAAGAGGTGGTCGCGCAGTTTCTATTGAAATAGGTTTTGTGGTAAATCAGCAAGGCATAATTGAAGATGTAAATATCGCCGGCAATGATAAGCAGCTGATAAAAGAAGCGCACCGGGCTATAGACAAGATCAAAGCCAAATGGGTGCCTGCTACATTCAACGGTTTGCCGGTCCGCGCTCGGTTCCGACTCCCAATTAAATTGGAGTTTGCGCGTGAAAGTGAAGCTCCGCAAAATCAGCCTCATATCAATCCCATGTTTCAGCGCGGCATGCACAGATCTACTTTCTAG